The Methanocalculus alkaliphilus sequence AAGTATGAGTTTCCTGACCTTTTCAGGATGATCGATTGTAAGCTGCTGGGAGGTGGTGGATCCCATGGAGACACCGTAGACATGCATGCTGTCATAACCTAGCACAGTCATCAGTGCAGCAGCATCGTCTGAAAACTGGTAGATTGATGGGGGTGTTGTGTATGCACTGCTCTGCCCCATTCCCCGGTGGTCATAGATGTACACATGGTACTCCGATGCAAGGATACTGATGAATGTCTCGTTCCAGCCCCCCATGGTAGCGCCAAATCCTTCGATCAACAGGAGAGGTTCACCTGACCCAAATTCCTGATAGGCAAGCGTAACGTCGTTTACATCTGCATACTGAATGGGGGTTTCATCGAATGATATCACCGGGAGCTGCCGGGTCTCCTGTTGTGCAGGTTGCGTTGTATCACTCGTGGCTATACATCCGGCTGTTGCCAGAAGGGTTAAGGCAAAAAATAGCAGAGTGAGTGTGAAAATCGATCTTCTATCCATACTACATCCTCATGTTTGAGTATTGTAATTCTATGATTAATGTATTTTTTTGTAGATCAATAGAGAAATAGGTTTTGATTCCAACAAGGGCCGCGGAGAAATGCCGTTAAACCATGAGGGTATTGTTTTTATGACCTCATCGTGATTGTGTGAAGAACTATGCCTGAATCTTCATTGAATAGATGAGGTTCATGACGGCACAGTTGAAGAGATTCTTCCCAAACATCGGACCATCTCCCGGACCCGGACAGTTCTCACCGATGCGCTTGTGGCGAAGATATACCAGTATCTCGATTCAAGTTCGACATCCCACGCGAAACAACAGATCCCCGCCAAGCGAATCTGGGAACTCCTTATCAAGGAGAACAAAACCGTCAGCTACACCTCGGTGAGGAAAGTGGTATCAAAGTATCGCGCCGCTCACGCCATTCGGACGGTGAGTATCCTTCAGGATCCACAGAAAGGTATCCGGGCCGAATTTGATTGGGCTATGGTCATTCTTCGGATCAAAGGTATTGAGCATCGGTACTCCCTGGCCGTCATTGTCTTGCTATGTTCCCGAGATCTATGGTTCCCGCCAAATTCACTTGAAATCCTCTTTAAACAATTGCGAATTAATGGGGTGTACGAGTATTTCCGTGACTGCCAGCCTGATATCGAGGAACTTGAGATGCACATGAAACTGGCGCTCCAGACCGAACTGAATAAACGACGGGTGAATCGTCAGATAAAAGCACTCCGACAGGCTCGATTCCCAACAAAGAAATTGTTTGAAGACCTTGACCCCAATCTCCTTCCAAAAGAAGAGAGATATGCTATTTCTGCATTAAAATCCCTCGGATTCCTGAAGGAACAAAGGAATGTCATATTGATTGGAAACTCAGGGACAGGGAAGACACATCTGGCAATTGCTACCGGGATGCTTGCATGTGATAACGAGTATCGCGTATCGTCTCGGACCGCTGCAGCATTAATTAATGAAATAGTCAATCCACGGGGCCAAAAAAGGCTTTCGGTCTATCTACGCCAATTCAAAAAGATCGACCTGTTAATCCTTGATGAACTTGGATACGTATCGTTCGACCGGGCAGGAGCATAGTTGCTCTTCCAGCTGCTTGCGACACGATATGAAACGATGAGTCCAATCATCACATCAAATCTGTCTTTTCAGAGTGGGTACGCAGATTTCATAATAAGACGTTAACAGCAGCAATTCATGATCGAGTAACACATCAGGCAGTGATCCTAAATATGAACGGAAAGAGTTTCAGAAGGGCACAGGTGGCAAAATATTAATATTATATTAAGATTCTATGAACACATAAGGGGTCAAATTTAAACGGGTGAGAGGGGTCACTTTTAGAGCGGCGAAAACATGGCTGTATCGATCCTCATCGATATAAT is a genomic window containing:
- a CDS encoding alpha/beta fold hydrolase, whose product is MDRRSIFTLTLLFFALTLLATAGCIATSDTTQPAQQETRQLPVISFDETPIQYADVNDVTLAYQEFGSGEPLLLIEGFGATMGGWNETFISILASEYHVYIYDHRGMGQSSAYTTPPSIYQFSDDAAALMTVLGYDSMHVYGVSMGSTTSQQLTIDHPEKVRKLILDSSTYSIRIPETKTLLGLIESTAIDPATPEGVRQEAEANLAWNGSFGGLSGIEKDVMLLVGTDDVLTPDAVSVEIAGEIDGSWLVRFKGIPHAGFHYAPVEYGESVLFFLAMDEFHQI
- a CDS encoding ATP-binding protein, whose protein sequence is MAKIYQYLDSSSTSHAKQQIPAKRIWELLIKENKTVSYTSVRKVVSKYRAAHAIRTVSILQDPQKGIRAEFDWAMVILRIKGIEHRYSLAVIVLLCSRDLWFPPNSLEILFKQLRINGVYEYFRDCQPDIEELEMHMKLALQTELNKRRVNRQIKALRQARFPTKKLFEDLDPNLLPKEERYAISALKSLGFLKEQRNVILIGNSGTGKTHLAIATGMLACDNEYRVSSRTAAALINEIVNPRGQKRLSVYLRQFKKIDLLILDELGYVSFDRAGA